The Cohnella abietis genome has a segment encoding these proteins:
- the thrS gene encoding threonine--tRNA ligase, whose translation MSVQVTLPDGAVRTYDAGVTVEDVAFSISPGLKKVAVAGKVNGKVVDVSTPISEDVALEIVTLDNAEGLEVMRHSTAHLLAQAIKRIYGADKVKLGIGPVIEDGFYYDIDLEQSITPEDLVKIEKEMDKIVKENLPITRREVSREEALRIFEEASDPLKLELIRDLPEGVAITIYDQGEFFDLCRGPHLPSTGRIKTFKLLSVAGAYWRGDSKNKMLQRIYGTAFAKKTELEEHLHFLEEAKKRDHRKLGRELKMFTFSREVGQGLPLWLPYGAKVRQTLERYIVDLEERLGYSHVYTPVLANVDLYKISGHWEHYQEDMFPKMTLDNEELVLRPMNCPHHMMVYKSDMRSYRDLPVRIAELGTMHRYEMSGALTGLHRVRAMTLNDAHIFCRMDQIKEEFTRVVNLIRQVYEDFGIKEYRFRLSYRDPKDTEKYWPDDEMWDTTQRMLREVVEELDLPFFEAEGEAAFYGPKLDVQIKTALGKEETLSTAQIDVLLPERFQLEYVGEDGKKHRPVVIHRGIISTMERMTAFLLENFAGALPLWLSPVQAKLIPVNPIYEPFVKEVEEKLQRAGVRVESDLRNEKLGYKIREAQLEKIPYMLVIGENESLNGTVSVRRRGEGDLGAQAVEEFVTRITGEIASKRID comes from the coding sequence ATGTCTGTTCAAGTAACATTGCCTGATGGAGCGGTACGGACTTATGATGCAGGTGTAACTGTTGAGGATGTAGCTTTTTCTATAAGTCCTGGACTTAAGAAGGTTGCGGTTGCGGGAAAAGTAAATGGGAAGGTAGTAGATGTCAGTACACCGATTTCTGAAGATGTAGCGCTTGAAATCGTTACATTGGATAATGCTGAAGGTCTAGAGGTTATGCGCCACAGTACGGCTCATTTGCTCGCACAAGCGATTAAACGAATTTATGGTGCTGACAAGGTGAAGCTCGGAATTGGTCCGGTGATCGAGGATGGCTTCTATTACGATATCGATTTGGAGCAATCCATTACTCCTGAGGATCTTGTGAAAATCGAGAAGGAAATGGATAAGATCGTTAAAGAGAATTTGCCCATCACAAGACGTGAGGTTAGCAGGGAAGAGGCTCTTCGCATATTTGAAGAAGCTTCGGATCCCTTAAAGCTTGAGCTGATCCGTGATTTGCCTGAAGGCGTAGCGATTACCATCTATGATCAAGGGGAGTTTTTCGACCTTTGTCGTGGACCTCACCTACCATCAACTGGACGAATTAAAACGTTTAAGCTGCTGAGTGTTGCGGGTGCCTATTGGCGTGGAGATAGCAAAAACAAGATGCTGCAGCGGATTTACGGTACAGCTTTCGCGAAGAAAACGGAGCTGGAGGAGCATCTTCATTTTCTGGAGGAAGCTAAGAAGCGGGATCATCGTAAGCTCGGCCGTGAGCTGAAAATGTTTACTTTTTCCCGTGAGGTAGGTCAAGGATTGCCGTTATGGCTTCCATATGGAGCGAAGGTGCGTCAAACGCTTGAACGTTATATCGTAGATTTGGAAGAAAGACTTGGATATAGTCATGTATATACGCCTGTGTTAGCGAATGTTGATTTATATAAAATATCTGGTCACTGGGAGCATTATCAAGAGGATATGTTTCCTAAAATGACTTTGGATAACGAAGAGCTAGTTCTTCGTCCAATGAACTGTCCGCACCATATGATGGTATACAAGAGTGATATGCGCAGCTACCGCGATCTACCTGTCCGTATTGCTGAGTTGGGCACTATGCACCGTTATGAAATGTCTGGAGCGTTAACAGGCTTACACCGGGTACGTGCAATGACGCTAAATGATGCTCATATCTTTTGTCGGATGGATCAAATTAAAGAAGAGTTCACTCGCGTAGTAAATCTTATTCGCCAAGTGTACGAGGATTTCGGCATTAAGGAGTACCGTTTCCGTCTGTCTTACCGGGATCCGAAGGATACTGAGAAGTACTGGCCGGACGATGAAATGTGGGATACAACGCAAAGAATGCTGCGTGAGGTAGTGGAAGAGCTTGATTTACCTTTCTTCGAAGCAGAAGGTGAAGCGGCATTCTATGGTCCGAAGCTTGATGTGCAAATTAAAACTGCGCTAGGCAAGGAAGAAACATTGTCGACTGCGCAGATCGATGTTCTACTTCCAGAACGCTTTCAATTGGAATATGTCGGGGAGGATGGCAAGAAGCACCGTCCTGTCGTTATTCACCGAGGTATCATAAGCACAATGGAGCGCATGACAGCATTCCTGCTGGAAAACTTCGCAGGTGCTCTGCCATTGTGGCTGTCGCCGGTACAAGCTAAGCTCATTCCTGTAAATCCAATCTATGAGCCTTTTGTTAAAGAGGTTGAGGAGAAGCTACAGCGTGCGGGTGTACGAGTAGAATCGGATTTACGCAATGAGAAGCTCGGCTACAAAATTAGAGAAGCGCAGCTTGAGAAAATACCGTATATGCTTGTTATCGGGGAAAATGAGTCGCTTAACGGAACTGTATCTGTTCGTCGTCGTGGAGAAGGCGATCTTGGCGCTCAAGCGGTTGAAGAGTTTGTTACTCGTATTACCGGTGAAATAGCATCTAAACGAATTGACTAA
- a CDS encoding RNA polymerase sigma factor translates to MNFLRDSNLPEAFWSEDEVLGELYTQMLKVVRHKLWHKSDAGDVVQEAWVRILEKRSTLRHKEKLIPWAKAIASNLASNANRARRHEKMFDHLEDEFAGTTPVFDSESMMELSDLLGRLDPVTRTLLLYKFYYGLKDAEIASALQLPVGTVKARIHRGKARLKTQAKAEESHT, encoded by the coding sequence ATGAACTTCCTCCGTGATTCTAATTTACCGGAAGCATTCTGGTCAGAAGATGAAGTGTTGGGCGAGCTATATACTCAGATGTTAAAGGTCGTTCGCCATAAGCTGTGGCACAAGAGCGACGCGGGTGATGTGGTGCAAGAGGCTTGGGTGCGTATTCTAGAAAAGAGGTCTACGCTCCGTCACAAAGAAAAGCTAATTCCATGGGCGAAAGCGATTGCTTCTAACCTTGCCTCCAATGCCAATCGGGCAAGGCGCCATGAGAAGATGTTCGATCACCTAGAGGATGAGTTTGCCGGAACGACACCAGTCTTTGATTCAGAATCGATGATGGAGCTGTCCGATTTGTTAGGACGGTTGGATCCAGTGACAAGAACGCTGCTTCTTTACAAATTTTATTATGGGTTGAAGGATGCTGAAATCGCTTCAGCACTCCAGTTGCCGGTGGGGACGGTCAAAGCCCGAATCCATCGTGGTAAGGCCAGATTAAAAACTCAGGCAAAAGCAGAAGAAAGCCATACATAA
- a CDS encoding methyl-accepting chemotaxis protein, with protein MAQWQRWLRSYGKGLNKIQRPNQSNVSALEDNASTSANPETLRHMVEEAVVISDRLQAAVSEVDSSMGQLNIIADRVTEQEEKLRENSKTAMTRLDEAFSSLQEVAAASQEIRGVTEELNSQSRKTKDVVIDVCRSLNHTDEVMNDLSKNHGTMEERVNGLIAQASKIGEINELIQEIVTQTSLLALNAAIEAAHAGEHGRGFAIVAQEIRKLAEQSGQAVKRSTSIVQNIESGIRQVVSSVEREKNSVSLGLEEMNKTREKMDIIFNSFSEVDVHVSKTLEFAVGQANLTAATNTMLEQVVESVGLTMGSVDDTLAQNKQQRTEINNLGRVSEQLKESADELVSAIQSTGGLVWEGAVATDTSRWTELLRTLTSNPDLAGMAMEVHREVLGSCLTRTTGMEAIWSNRSDGSFVYSEPAAGLLNARGREWWKRAMAGDIYISEVYISAITKRPCLTVSMSLRSNDGVAIGVIGIDIVVS; from the coding sequence ATGGCGCAATGGCAACGGTGGCTTCGGAGTTACGGGAAGGGATTAAATAAAATTCAGAGACCGAATCAATCAAATGTTTCCGCGCTGGAAGACAATGCTTCCACTAGCGCAAATCCGGAAACGCTCCGCCATATGGTGGAGGAAGCTGTAGTCATATCGGATCGTCTTCAGGCAGCCGTATCAGAAGTGGACTCAAGTATGGGTCAATTGAATATTATTGCCGATCGAGTAACTGAGCAGGAAGAGAAGCTGAGGGAAAACAGCAAAACTGCGATGACTCGATTAGATGAAGCCTTCTCCTCGCTGCAAGAGGTAGCAGCTGCATCACAAGAAATTCGTGGTGTTACGGAGGAGTTAAATTCGCAAAGCCGGAAGACTAAGGATGTTGTTATTGATGTATGTCGTTCGCTTAATCATACCGACGAAGTGATGAACGATCTATCCAAAAATCACGGCACGATGGAGGAGCGGGTAAATGGATTAATTGCCCAAGCATCTAAAATCGGTGAAATTAATGAATTGATTCAGGAAATTGTTACCCAGACATCGCTACTTGCTCTCAATGCAGCAATCGAGGCAGCGCACGCTGGAGAACACGGCCGTGGGTTTGCCATAGTGGCTCAAGAAATCCGGAAGCTGGCTGAGCAAAGCGGACAGGCTGTTAAGCGCTCGACCAGCATAGTTCAAAATATCGAGTCGGGTATTCGCCAAGTCGTTAGCTCAGTTGAACGTGAAAAAAACTCTGTATCCCTCGGTTTGGAGGAAATGAACAAAACGCGGGAGAAGATGGATATTATCTTTAACTCCTTCTCGGAGGTCGATGTACACGTTAGTAAAACATTGGAATTTGCAGTTGGACAAGCGAATCTAACAGCTGCAACGAATACGATGCTTGAGCAGGTTGTCGAATCTGTGGGTTTGACTATGGGCAGCGTGGATGATACTTTGGCTCAGAACAAACAGCAAAGAACGGAAATCAACAATCTTGGACGAGTATCGGAGCAGCTTAAGGAATCAGCTGATGAGCTGGTAAGCGCTATACAAAGCACTGGAGGGCTTGTATGGGAGGGTGCTGTCGCTACGGATACTTCGCGTTGGACCGAGCTATTACGTACATTAACTTCTAATCCTGATCTTGCTGGGATGGCTATGGAAGTGCATCGTGAAGTTTTGGGCAGTTGTCTTACGCGGACTACGGGCATGGAGGCGATATGGTCAAACCGAAGCGACGGCTCGTTTGTTTATTCTGAGCCGGCGGCGGGATTGCTGAATGCAAGAGGGCGCGAATGGTGGAAGCGGGCAATGGCTGGGGATATTTATATTTCTGAGGTCTACATATCTGCTATAACGAAACGACCATGCTTAACCGTCTCAATGTCACTACGGAGTAATGATGGAGTGGCTATTGGAGTCATTGGCATTGATATTGTGGTTTCTTAA
- the liaF gene encoding cell wall-active antibiotics response protein LiaF, which translates to MQSSTMHRMLWGIVVVIIGVVFLLNQTGLVSINIGQLMSTFWPVLLIVFGFQGLVQQRGNAYLWNLLTVIIGFLFLGRNMGWMDWSFSDMFRFIGPIAIIIWGFNMIFCGNRRKNKRRDEESKEQWSHFTPPTSSAPPGPPPAPPAWDEFDRRESGEFSQQPKQSYSEQSSSTSEGQSNPKKASFYGWEQRHEHRDWWKANDWHNPNRVNHSRFIGDVHLGNDYWELKPMSISHFIGDTTLDLTKAQIPIGETRVYVSSFIGDVKVYVPNDHSVGLQIVSSCLIGDVKVLDQKRGGFFNQMSVETPRYADTDKRVVLIVSSFIGDVRVTKVG; encoded by the coding sequence ATGCAATCATCGACCATGCATAGAATGCTATGGGGAATTGTTGTCGTCATTATCGGAGTCGTCTTCTTATTGAACCAAACAGGACTAGTAAGTATTAACATTGGACAATTGATGTCGACTTTCTGGCCGGTCTTACTAATTGTGTTCGGGTTTCAAGGGCTAGTTCAGCAGCGTGGAAACGCTTATTTGTGGAATTTACTAACGGTTATTATCGGATTTTTGTTTTTGGGGCGGAATATGGGATGGATGGATTGGAGCTTCTCCGATATGTTCCGGTTTATTGGTCCGATTGCCATCATTATTTGGGGCTTTAACATGATTTTTTGTGGTAATCGTCGTAAGAATAAGCGGCGTGATGAGGAGAGCAAGGAGCAGTGGAGCCACTTCACACCCCCTACTTCTTCTGCACCTCCAGGACCTCCTCCAGCACCTCCTGCTTGGGATGAATTTGACCGGAGGGAATCAGGAGAATTTAGCCAACAGCCTAAGCAGTCTTATTCAGAGCAATCTTCGTCCACTAGTGAAGGGCAGTCGAATCCCAAGAAGGCTTCCTTCTATGGATGGGAGCAGAGGCATGAGCATCGAGACTGGTGGAAGGCCAACGATTGGCATAACCCGAATCGGGTGAACCATAGTCGGTTTATCGGGGATGTGCATCTTGGCAATGATTATTGGGAGCTTAAACCAATGAGCATTTCACATTTTATAGGCGACACAACTCTTGATTTAACTAAAGCGCAAATTCCGATTGGCGAAACAAGGGTATATGTTTCCTCATTTATTGGGGATGTGAAGGTATATGTTCCTAATGATCATAGCGTAGGGCTGCAGATTGTATCTAGCTGCTTGATCGGAGATGTTAAAGTGCTAGATCAAAAGCGCGGAGGTTTTTTTAACCAAATGTCAGTGGAAACACCAAGATATGCAGATACCGATAAACGCGTAGTGCTTATCGTCAGCAGCTTTATTGGCGATGTACGCGTGACGAAGGTAGGCTAA
- a CDS encoding sensor histidine kinase, with protein sequence MLKTVRTSKWASSIYAGLTAFALMVLLYYCWVNQTDNPPSIRTWLGWTSIIALGQMAISYGFAQSTQRKLDQMQLVMKQASAGHWDLRLPEVEGDAFTGANRELNHLLKQLESKLKLLQQLGEREALVEASSQEAAVLEERRRLARDLHDTVSQQLFALHMSASALPKLLERDADQAQRVMEQLIAMSSSAQRQMRGLIAQLRPMELQGRTLEEALERWFPEYCRQNGLQGTLEIQKKGLLSEAIEHQLFLVIQEAMANVVKHAEAQAVRLFLGETDSQISLTIEDNGSGFRGEQVREGAYGLSTMRERAQKLGGEAEIVTKLGSGTRVRVWFPKFESESL encoded by the coding sequence ATGTTGAAAACGGTCCGTACTAGTAAATGGGCTTCATCTATCTATGCAGGATTGACAGCATTTGCTTTGATGGTGCTGCTGTACTATTGCTGGGTTAACCAAACTGATAATCCTCCTTCAATTAGAACTTGGCTGGGCTGGACCAGTATAATCGCGCTTGGACAGATGGCTATTTCTTATGGTTTTGCTCAAAGCACACAACGGAAGCTTGATCAAATGCAGCTTGTCATGAAACAAGCTTCTGCAGGGCATTGGGATTTACGCTTACCAGAGGTTGAAGGAGATGCCTTCACTGGGGCGAATCGAGAGCTAAATCATTTGCTTAAACAGCTAGAATCCAAGCTCAAGCTTCTCCAGCAGCTAGGCGAAAGAGAGGCGCTGGTAGAAGCATCCTCTCAGGAAGCTGCTGTGCTTGAGGAAAGAAGACGGCTTGCCAGGGATTTGCATGACACAGTTAGCCAGCAATTGTTTGCCTTACACATGTCGGCCTCTGCCTTGCCAAAGCTGTTGGAGCGAGATGCTGATCAGGCGCAGAGGGTAATGGAGCAGCTAATTGCAATGTCTTCCTCTGCGCAACGTCAAATGCGTGGGCTCATTGCTCAACTAAGGCCTATGGAATTGCAAGGTAGAACGCTTGAAGAAGCGTTAGAACGTTGGTTTCCCGAGTATTGTAGACAGAATGGGCTTCAAGGAACACTTGAAATCCAAAAAAAAGGCTTGTTATCTGAAGCGATTGAGCATCAGTTGTTCCTTGTTATTCAAGAGGCGATGGCCAACGTGGTTAAGCATGCGGAAGCGCAGGCCGTTCGCCTGTTTCTGGGAGAAACGGATAGTCAAATTTCCCTCACTATAGAAGATAATGGCTCGGGGTTCAGGGGAGAGCAGGTTAGAGAAGGGGCTTACGGCTTGTCTACTATGCGCGAGCGTGCTCAGAAGCTTGGCGGTGAAGCGGAGATTGTCACTAAGCTGGGCTCAGGTACCCGCGTAAGGGTTTGGTTCCCGAAATTTGAATCAGAATCACTATAA
- a CDS encoding response regulator has translation MTELPGSPWKVLIVDDHEMVRMGLRTYLMLDSRFEVIGEAASGKAAIESLEIGGYQGAMPQIVLMDLMMPEMNGVDATRILISKYPELRIIILTSFLEDEKVVAAIEAGAVSYVLKTVSAEELIYAMQGAVKNMPVMSSDVSQALTRGLRKRSTSHEVEGLTEREREVLLLIAEGKSNKDIGDELHISIKTVKTHVSNLLMKCDLEDRTQLAIYAHRKGWAKEE, from the coding sequence ATGACAGAGCTACCGGGTTCCCCATGGAAAGTACTTATCGTGGATGACCATGAGATGGTTAGAATGGGCTTGCGTACTTATTTAATGCTAGATTCGAGATTTGAAGTCATAGGGGAAGCTGCGAGTGGTAAGGCTGCTATAGAATCATTAGAGATCGGTGGCTACCAAGGGGCAATGCCACAAATTGTGCTAATGGATTTAATGATGCCTGAGATGAATGGCGTTGATGCTACGCGAATTCTCATTAGTAAATATCCTGAGCTTAGAATCATTATTCTTACGAGCTTCCTTGAGGATGAGAAGGTAGTGGCAGCGATTGAAGCGGGAGCAGTCAGCTATGTGTTGAAAACGGTATCTGCAGAGGAGTTAATCTATGCCATGCAGGGGGCCGTTAAGAACATGCCGGTTATGAGTAGTGATGTCTCACAAGCTCTAACACGCGGGCTTCGTAAACGTTCTACAAGTCATGAGGTTGAGGGTTTAACGGAGCGAGAGCGTGAGGTTCTTCTCCTTATAGCAGAAGGGAAGTCCAATAAGGACATTGGTGATGAACTGCACATTAGCATCAAAACAGTAAAAACACACGTCAGCAATCTGCTTATGAAATGTGATTTAGAGGATCGAACCCAGCTTGCAATCTATGCTCATCGAAAAGGATGGGCGAAAGAGGAATAA
- a CDS encoding YugN family protein, which yields MHAIPSTLTSQVKDFVITKNALSEVGFTLGGNWDYVHGSFDCALDDANKVWLRLPFNVTVGDLDSESQESDAEIQFNEPYVLKHVYNEGLDHEAQPRAMGALFDQFSDPVDSDDEIESHWIEQAKKKLASVEAIYPQ from the coding sequence ATGCACGCTATTCCCTCCACACTAACCTCGCAGGTGAAGGACTTTGTAATTACAAAAAATGCATTATCGGAAGTGGGATTTACTTTAGGTGGTAATTGGGATTATGTCCACGGCTCGTTCGATTGTGCTTTGGACGATGCGAATAAAGTATGGCTACGCTTGCCGTTTAATGTAACCGTCGGCGATCTGGACAGCGAATCTCAAGAGAGCGATGCAGAAATTCAGTTTAATGAGCCGTATGTTCTAAAGCATGTATATAATGAAGGTTTAGACCATGAGGCTCAGCCACGTGCAATGGGGGCATTATTCGATCAGTTTTCCGATCCAGTGGATTCTGATGATGAAATCGAGTCGCATTGGATCGAACAAGCTAAGAAGAAGCTGGCTAGTGTAGAAGCGATCTATCCGCAATAA
- a CDS encoding S1C family serine protease: protein MEDQNKKPEETNGFTYDQEKRDDPYADVRRESAPYTFGPFGPNQSYDTNGQSNPDQPARALDVTPTSTKEYRPFTVSGGPARNDWGNKPPRRTSFRAIFASFLVGVLVVGGLMFTADRQNWFSSELLGGTTQVKDTSVKAASNPIANTSDIVRPNNIATIFKQSSPAVVKIETFANAPKSSGGGMLDDDFFRQFFGDDSGSSRGGNNDDSKGELQPNGMGSGFIFDSTGYILTNQHVIAGAKEIKVTIEGYEKPLVAQLLGSSYELDLAVLKIEGKEFPTLKLGDSSSLNMGDWVVAIGNPYGFEHTITVGVLSSNERKISIQDTAGTRNYEHLLQTDASINPGNSGGPLLNLKGEVIGINTAVSTQAQGIGFAIPTSTITEVLEQLKSNTKIPQKPAPFIGASLTDVTADIAKRLGLDLETKGSFVTEVLFNTPAYKGDLRQYDVITGIDNTSYNTSTDLIAAIKKKSVGDKVALNVLRGEKKIDVTVEIGDKNEFQTPTK from the coding sequence ATGGAAGATCAGAACAAAAAACCGGAAGAAACGAATGGTTTCACATATGATCAGGAGAAAAGGGATGATCCTTACGCGGATGTCCGTAGGGAATCTGCTCCCTATACATTCGGTCCATTCGGACCCAATCAAAGCTATGATACGAATGGACAATCGAATCCAGATCAGCCGGCGAGAGCGCTGGATGTAACACCTACCTCTACGAAGGAATACCGTCCTTTCACCGTTTCGGGTGGCCCAGCTCGCAATGACTGGGGGAACAAGCCCCCTCGGCGTACTTCGTTCCGTGCAATCTTTGCTTCATTTTTAGTGGGGGTTCTTGTTGTTGGTGGACTGATGTTTACAGCTGATAGGCAGAACTGGTTTTCTTCCGAGTTACTCGGTGGGACTACTCAAGTGAAAGATACTTCTGTTAAAGCAGCGAGTAACCCAATCGCGAATACAAGCGATATCGTTCGTCCGAACAATATTGCTACAATTTTCAAGCAATCATCTCCTGCTGTTGTTAAGATTGAAACCTTTGCAAACGCGCCGAAGAGCAGTGGTGGCGGGATGCTAGACGATGACTTTTTCCGTCAGTTTTTCGGTGATGATAGCGGAAGCAGCAGAGGTGGCAACAATGATGATTCGAAAGGTGAGCTACAACCAAACGGTATGGGCTCGGGATTTATATTCGACTCTACGGGATACATTCTAACGAATCAGCACGTTATTGCGGGTGCTAAAGAAATTAAAGTCACGATAGAAGGATACGAAAAGCCTTTAGTTGCACAATTGCTTGGCTCGAGCTATGAGCTTGATCTAGCTGTACTTAAAATTGAAGGCAAAGAATTCCCAACCTTAAAGCTCGGTGATTCAAGCAGCTTGAACATGGGAGATTGGGTTGTAGCAATCGGGAACCCGTATGGATTTGAGCATACCATTACTGTAGGTGTTTTGAGCTCCAATGAGCGTAAGATTAGCATACAAGATACGGCTGGAACTCGTAATTACGAGCATCTCTTGCAAACGGATGCTTCTATTAATCCAGGCAACTCCGGCGGTCCCCTTCTTAATCTAAAGGGCGAGGTTATAGGGATCAATACGGCCGTCAGCACACAGGCACAAGGTATTGGTTTTGCTATTCCGACTAGCACGATTACAGAAGTGCTTGAACAATTGAAGAGCAATACGAAAATTCCGCAAAAGCCAGCACCATTCATCGGCGCTAGTCTTACTGATGTGACGGCGGATATCGCTAAGCGTTTAGGTCTTGATCTGGAAACAAAGGGCTCCTTCGTGACGGAGGTTCTGTTCAACACTCCAGCTTATAAAGGGGATCTCAGACAATACGACGTTATTACCGGGATAGATAATACGAGCTATAACACGTCTACAGATTTAATTGCTGCGATTAAGAAGAAGTCTGTTGGAGACAAGGTTGCCTTAAATGTACTACGCGGAGAAAAGAAAATAGATGTGACGGTTGAAATTGGGGATAAGAATGAATTCCAAACTCCAACTAAGTAA
- a CDS encoding response regulator transcription factor: protein MRPHIAVIDDDEKITALLRRSLAFEGYEISTAPDGSEGLKLLNQRQVDLVILDVMMPRMDGWEVCRRLREAGLTSPILLLTAKDEVTDRVKGLDLGADDYLVKPFALEELMARVRALLRRRPDKAEEGGNFRYEDLLLDVDGRETLRGDRRIELTAKEFDLLHLFMQNPKRVLSRDLIMERIWGYDYSGESNVLEVYVAMLRQKLEDSGERRLIQTVRGAGYVLKGDS from the coding sequence ATGAGACCCCATATCGCTGTTATTGATGATGATGAGAAAATTACTGCCCTGCTAAGGAGAAGCTTGGCATTTGAAGGCTACGAAATATCTACAGCTCCAGACGGCTCGGAGGGATTGAAGCTTCTTAATCAAAGGCAGGTAGACCTCGTTATTCTTGACGTGATGATGCCGAGAATGGATGGATGGGAAGTATGCAGACGACTTCGTGAAGCGGGGTTAACCTCGCCTATATTATTGCTAACTGCAAAGGATGAAGTGACGGACCGGGTTAAGGGATTGGATTTAGGTGCGGACGATTATCTCGTTAAGCCATTCGCCCTTGAGGAGTTAATGGCACGGGTGCGTGCTTTGCTGCGCAGACGTCCTGATAAGGCGGAAGAAGGGGGCAATTTCCGCTATGAGGATCTCCTGCTTGATGTGGATGGTCGGGAAACACTACGAGGAGATCGCAGAATTGAGCTGACGGCTAAAGAATTCGATTTACTGCATCTTTTTATGCAAAATCCTAAAAGGGTGCTTTCAAGGGATCTCATCATGGAGCGTATATGGGGATATGATTATAGCGGGGAGTCCAACGTGCTGGAGGTTTACGTCGCCATGCTAAGGCAGAAGCTGGAGGACAGCGGTGAAAGGCGATTGATTCAGACGGTGAGAGGCGCAGGATACGTTCTGAAGGGAGACAGCTAA
- a CDS encoding sensor histidine kinase yields the protein MSIRLRLTLWYSGLFAVAFVFFGIIVYNVIYHNTMNDLERRITQVATKVQATRTGFSQFNLNSSAPGFNASIIGIQLTTYTKDPTGIVSGKSNNLVNWNITFPYPDYQHVHERFVSQDVEGATFFIYEIPVVDDSRNGVIGLLQVGVSIYNEMNLFNQLRTILWISGIGGLIAAFGLGMFLSRKALMPINRVTEAAERIQSGSGLGLRIPREKPNDEIGRLTDTLNGMLSGMERAYKNLEDSNAAQRRFVSDASHELRTPLTTIRGNVDLLEKIWLNDKRLNPDHVEEDQEKQERGALSAVDIQQMSLESIRDIADEARRMSGLVNDLLSLARADAGYSMEMESLSLRALVEEASRRASFLPRKSEWVVGPIDALDGVEVRGNRDYLLQLLFILIENGFKYTPSGFVRLYAVQSAEYVGLTVADTGIGISAEEVPHIFERFYRVDVSRGETSGTGLGLSIAKWIADMHQAKLEVTTQLGEGTAFTLWLPIIKRAPVEV from the coding sequence ATGTCCATCCGGCTACGATTAACCTTATGGTACTCGGGACTGTTCGCTGTCGCATTCGTGTTTTTCGGCATTATTGTATACAATGTGATCTACCATAACACGATGAATGATCTGGAGAGACGAATAACGCAGGTGGCAACTAAAGTCCAAGCAACAAGAACAGGCTTCTCCCAGTTTAATCTAAATTCTTCCGCTCCCGGCTTTAATGCCTCCATCATTGGCATTCAGCTTACCACTTATACGAAAGACCCGACTGGTATTGTTTCGGGTAAGTCCAACAATCTAGTCAATTGGAATATTACGTTTCCGTACCCTGATTATCAGCATGTCCATGAAAGATTTGTATCGCAAGATGTAGAGGGTGCGACATTCTTTATCTATGAAATACCTGTTGTGGATGATTCCCGCAATGGTGTAATTGGGTTGTTGCAGGTTGGAGTTTCCATCTATAACGAAATGAATTTATTTAATCAGCTGAGAACAATATTATGGATATCTGGAATCGGTGGATTGATTGCTGCGTTTGGGCTAGGCATGTTTCTTTCTCGCAAAGCGCTAATGCCGATCAACAGGGTTACAGAAGCTGCGGAGCGAATCCAGAGCGGCTCGGGGCTTGGTTTAAGAATTCCCCGGGAGAAGCCTAATGATGAGATCGGCAGGCTGACGGATACGTTAAATGGAATGCTTTCAGGTATGGAAAGGGCATATAAAAACTTGGAGGATTCCAATGCTGCGCAAAGAAGGTTCGTTTCCGATGCGTCTCATGAGCTTCGTACACCGTTAACTACCATTCGCGGTAACGTCGATTTGCTAGAGAAAATATGGCTTAACGACAAACGATTGAATCCAGATCATGTTGAAGAAGATCAAGAAAAGCAAGAGAGAGGCGCTTTGTCAGCAGTTGATATTCAGCAAATGTCTCTGGAATCGATAAGGGATATTGCTGATGAGGCGAGGCGGATGAGTGGCTTAGTCAATGATTTGCTGAGCTTAGCCAGGGCTGACGCTGGGTACTCCATGGAGATGGAAAGCTTGTCGTTGCGCGCCCTAGTGGAAGAGGCATCGCGCAGGGCTTCGTTCTTACCACGGAAATCGGAATGGGTGGTAGGTCCGATAGATGCTCTAGATGGTGTAGAGGTTCGGGGCAATCGGGACTACTTACTGCAATTGTTATTTATACTCATTGAGAATGGCTTTAAGTATACGCCATCTGGCTTCGTGCGCTTGTATGCTGTGCAATCTGCTGAGTATGTAGGTTTAACGGTTGCAGATACTGGAATTGGCATTAGTGCCGAGGAAGTACCTCATATATTCGAAAGATTTTATCGTGTCGATGTGTCGCGTGGTGAAACATCAGGAACGGGCTTAGGACTTTCCATTGCCAAGTGGATTGCCGATATGCATCAGGCCAAGCTCGAGGTCACGACCCAGCTTGGGGAAGGCACAGCTTTTACGCTGTGGCTGCCAATTATTAAGAGAGCTCCAGTAGAAGTGTAA